A single genomic interval of Suncus etruscus isolate mSunEtr1 chromosome 10, mSunEtr1.pri.cur, whole genome shotgun sequence harbors:
- the GASK1A gene encoding Golgi-associated kinase 1A, with product MASWFWRKLRGKRRLVMAWCLLMTLSAVAVTRIPPQPPVPDPVEPHSWKALNLSRRQWIRHMGLRRRWSSSVVHAEQQGTRSAVDRNRSLLHKDSRHPGRTQRDMPLASVGGLSHSNQPLVLPREDKVRVPEVKELGDPWQRHPVQEAQRETDVLNDSLLEHHRIALQVQTPPAEPTFWLPPEKGMDVSGVEASAWAGGRLAQPLNITARAYQWPGSVGELRRSIWCTAEPLGWNPSSRTLAQVPPWFTDHDMQSMQLLAHGEVVGKARVPGHGQVLQVGFDAKRALKDLSPGLGKLCSWGHCGLIKRPRDLTEILSFHVDRVLGLRRSLPAVARRFLSPLLPYRYTDGDIRPVIWWAPDVQHLSDPDNDQNSVSLGWLQYQAMLARGCSWPGWGPCPGIQHAEWACLALFDFLLQVHDRLDRYCCGFEPEPGDPCVEERLHEKCRNPGELQLVHILVRSSDPSHLVYIDNAGNLEHPEDKLNFRLLKGINRFPESAVKVLKSGCLQNLLLHSLQIDPVFWESQGGVAGLKRVLQTLERRGRILLGHIQKHNLTLFKE from the exons GCATCTTGGTTCTGGAGAAAACTGCGTGGCAAGAGACGGCTGGTGATGGCATGGTGCCTCTTGATGACTCTATCAGCAGTGGCTGTCACCCGCATTCCCCCACAGCCACCAGTCCCTGATCCTGTGGAGCCCCACTCTTGGAAGGCTCTGAACTTGAGCCGGAGGCAGTGGATAAGACACATGGGGCTCCGGCGAAGATGGAGTTCCAGTGTGGTCCATGCAGAGCAACAAGGCACCAGGAGTGCAGTGGATAGAAACAGGTCATTGCTGCACAAGGACAGCAGGCATCCAGGAAGGACCCAGAGGGATATGCCTTTGGCCTCTGTGGGAGGTCTGAGTCATAGCAACCAGCCTCTTGTGCTTCCAAGGGAGGATAAAGTCAGGGTCCCAGAAGTGAAGGAGCTGGGTGACCCCTGGCAGAGGCATCCTGTCCAGGAAGCCCAGAGAGAGACGGATGTCCTGAACGACTCCCTCCTAGAACACCACAGGATTGCCTTACAGGTTCAGACACCTCCTGCTGAACCAACCTTCTGGCTCCCACCTGAGAAAGGCATGGATGTGTCAGGGGTGGAAGCCAGTGCCTGGGCTGGTGGGCGACTGGCACAGCCTCTCAACATCACTGCCAGGGCTTATCAGTGGCCTGGCTCAGTAGGGGAGCTGCGTAGATCCATCTGGTGCACTGCTGAGCCCCTGGGGTGGAATCCTAGCTCCAGGACCCTTGCTCAGGTTCCTCCCTGGTTCACAGACCATGATATGCAGAGCATGCAGCTTCTGGCCCATGGGGAGGTGGTAGGCAAAGCCAGGGTCCCGGGCCATGGGCAGGTACTGCAGGTGGGCTTTGATGCCAAAAGGGCGCTGAAGGACTTGTCTCCTGGACTTGGCAAGCTCTGCTCCTGGGGCCACTGTGGTCTGATCAAGAGGCCTAGAGACCTAACTGAGATCCTGTCTTTCCACGTGGATCGGGTGCTCGGGCTACGTCGGAGCCTCCCTGCTGTGGCCCGGCGCTTCCTCAGCCCCCTGCTTCCCTATCGCTACACAGACGGGGACATCAGGCCTGTCATCTGGTGGGCACCTGATGTGCAGCACCTGAGTGACCCAGACAATGACCAGAACTCTGTGTCCTTGGGCTGGCTGCAGTACCAGGCCATGCTGGCACGTGGCTGCAGCTGGCCAGGCTGGGGCCCGTGCCCAGGCATCCAGCATGCTGAGTGGGCATGCCTGGCACTCTTTGATTTCTTGCTGCAG GTTCATGACCGTCTAGATCGCTACTGCTGTGGCTTTGAACCTGAGCCTGGGGACCCCTGTGTGGAGGAGAGGCTACATGAGAAGTGCCGAAACCCAGGCGAGCTGCAGCTGGTCCACATCCTG GTGCGGAGCAGTGACCCTTCTCATCTGGTCTACATTGATAATGCTGGCAACCTTGAGCACCCTGAGGACAAGCTAAATTTCCGGCTTCTGAAAGGCATAAATAG gtttcctgagtcagctgtgaaGGTTCTGAAGTCAGGGTGTCTACAAAACCTGCTGCTCCACTCGCTGCAGATAGACCCAGTGTTCTGGGAGAGTCAAGGTGGGGTCGCAGGCCTGAAGCGGGTTCTCCAGACACTGGAGCGACGGGGACGCATCCTGCTGGGACACATCCAGAAACACAACCTCACACTCTTCAAGGAATGA